Genomic window (Candidatus Atribacteria bacterium ADurb.Bin276):
TTAAAATATTTCCTGATGGAAATTACGAGTATAAAAGCCATCGAATAAATCCAGAAATACCTATTCCTGACCAAGCAACAGCAATACACGGTATTACCGATGAAGATGTAGTAAATGAACGAAAATTTCAAGAATACGCCTCAATCATTAATGATTTTCTTGATGGTTGCGATATAGCCGGATTCAATGTGTTGAAATTTGATATACCTTTTCTTGAAGCAGAATTTAGAAGAGCGGGTATTCCTTTCCAAAATAAAGATCAGAAATGTGTCGATGTTCAAATACTTTACCATTTACTCGAACCAAGAGATTTAAAAAGCGCTTATTTGAAGTACTGTGGGAAAGAGATGGAATTAGCCCATACTGCTCAAGGCGATGCAACAGCAGCTGCTGAAATTTTGGATAAGCAATTAGAAATTCACCAGAATTTACCAAAAAATGTGGCGGGTTTACATGCATTATGTCGTCCAGAACTTAATAATTATGTGGATCCGGAAGGGAAGTTCATCTGGTCGAACGGGGAGATTGTATGCAACTTTGGGAGAAATTTCGGTTGGACTCTAAAACAACTTGCATCACAAACCCCTGATTATCTGCAATGGATGTTATCTTCAGATTTTTCACCCGATGTCAAAAAATTAGTTTATAATGCACTTCAAGGTAAATTCCCAAAACCAAAAGTAAAATAGGTTTTAAAATTTACCTCTTTTTCTTGGAAAACTGAGAATTTTTTAAAATTAAGTGGTACTGAGTGTATAAAAAAGCTGGAGTAACAAAATTCTCCAGCTTTTTATATTGTCCAACCAAAAGAAATTATTTCTCAATATGACTCCGTCGGGATAGGATAACGATTAGCGCAACAATTAAAGGAAAAAATGGAATTGCATATAAATAGCCGGCGTTATCTTTTTTCAATAACCTTATTACTCGCTCGCTTTTGGAAACAGGTTGGTTGTTATCGGATTGGACCAATGAGACAGAATAGTCACGTTTAGGAAGATTTGGATCTAAAATAACTTTATAACTTTCGAAAGTCGGTTGGTATCCCTGCTGTTTAAGCTCATCGC
Coding sequences:
- the polC gene encoding DNA polymerase III PolC-type — translated: MFKNLILDKPLAFIDVETTGLQPNVDRIVELSILKIFPDGNYEYKSHRINPEIPIPDQATAIHGITDEDVVNERKFQEYASIINDFLDGCDIAGFNVLKFDIPFLEAEFRRAGIPFQNKDQKCVDVQILYHLLEPRDLKSAYLKYCGKEMELAHTAQGDATAAAEILDKQLEIHQNLPKNVAGLHALCRPELNNYVDPEGKFIWSNGEIVCNFGRNFGWTLKQLASQTPDYLQWMLSSDFSPDVKKLVYNALQGKFPKPKVK